A genomic region of Chloroflexota bacterium contains the following coding sequences:
- a CDS encoding gamma carbonic anhydrase family protein, whose product MIVALGSRSPRIAESAFISEYASVIGDVQIGEYSAAFPGAVIRGDLGGIKIGNYVLIEDNAVVHCDSQGLDIGDDVTLGHGAVVDCRKIGSGVLVGMNATVLRHAEIGDSCVVAAGAVVAEGMIIPKDSFVAGVPAEIIGSVNDRQWKWKNWRSELRSWWWETLQKYKRERL is encoded by the coding sequence ATGATAGTTGCTCTGGGCAGTAGGAGCCCGCGAATAGCTGAATCCGCTTTCATCAGCGAGTATGCTTCTGTAATAGGAGACGTACAGATCGGCGAGTACTCCGCTGCATTCCCGGGAGCAGTTATCAGAGGCGATCTGGGAGGCATCAAGATTGGCAACTACGTTTTGATAGAGGACAACGCTGTGGTGCATTGTGATTCGCAGGGTCTGGATATTGGCGATGACGTTACTCTTGGGCATGGTGCTGTGGTCGATTGTCGAAAGATCGGCAGTGGCGTGCTGGTTGGTATGAATGCGACTGTTCTTCGCCATGCCGAGATCGGGGATTCTTGTGTCGTAGCCGCAGGCGCAGTGGTCGCTGAAGGGATGATCATTCCTAAGGACTCTTTTGTTGCTGGCGTGCCAGCGGAGATCATAGGCAGTGTCAACGATAGACAATGGAAATGGAAAAACTGGCGGTCTGAACTCCGCTCCTGGTGGTGGGAGACGTTACAGAAGTACAAAAGAGAGCGGCTGTAG